The proteins below are encoded in one region of bacterium:
- a CDS encoding TonB-dependent receptor: protein MSNCILRIFTLLFLYLGNSYGQTQITGVVKDADTDELLIGANVFLKETKRGSVTNTNAYFSIQADEGVYTLVSQYIGYKNYSNRVELKKGEKKYIVIRLHPEQIEGETITVMADRDEVANRIETSVIDVKPTQVKKLPGAFEDVFRSVATLPGVISTSDFSSQIVVRGGNPDQNLILLDGAELFNPYRLFGVTSAFNPQTVSSFELSQGGFPARFGDRLSGVLQVQNRNGNFERVFVGNINASITDANLIFEGRLPQEVNGSWLFTTRRTYYDLVANKFIDGATALPFFLDFQGKISVAPWEKHSFSFLGITSREGVDITAPDQKDGDSIRVFNTSHNNLLSGSWFYAPADNLTITSIMSYYQNPNRSDFGGSGEFGNASTIDTAQLFSVNLQQNISSFTLKQEYDYRINAEHQLESGFQYQTVTSDIRWKVKQTIISGGNNGNEGGASLPQFFSSPRRGKVKLGVYAQDTWKLDPKWTLQGGLRFDYAEINDRYSMSPRLNAVYKLNDQTRFKGAWGVYYQSPGYEKFVNQNFFVDYSKKIDIKPEMAIHYILGMEHFFNRKTLLKTEVYYKPYYNLIAGKELVINDGTNTVPILFQDAFGNPISPADSADIIARIDRRTVSTVPSNGGKGYAYGFEVFLQRDSKSAKDKFSGWVSYAYSVAKRKTYGTQSYFDFDQRHTLSLVGNYLFKRWFEFSAKLKVGSGFPATAPVGSVPQQFIVDTKDANGYGDGVADSIIVRFDPNGRLVQTIHFGGEENKNLKRLPVYHRLDLRASFYARFWGAKWTFYLDAINVYDQKNVFQYDYEFRKARNSTGQKEIVYDSNGQPVIKRSKTLEFPFLPTIGLSMVF, encoded by the coding sequence ATGAGTAACTGTATCTTAAGAATCTTTACGTTGCTGTTTTTGTATTTAGGCAACAGTTATGGTCAAACCCAAATCACCGGTGTTGTAAAAGATGCGGATACGGACGAACTGCTGATCGGCGCCAATGTTTTTCTGAAGGAAACCAAGCGGGGCAGCGTTACCAATACGAACGCGTACTTCTCCATTCAGGCCGATGAAGGCGTGTACACTTTGGTGTCGCAGTACATCGGTTACAAAAATTATTCGAACCGCGTTGAACTAAAAAAGGGTGAAAAAAAGTATATAGTCATCCGCCTGCATCCTGAACAAATTGAAGGCGAAACGATAACGGTGATGGCCGACAGGGATGAAGTTGCCAATCGGATAGAAACCAGCGTGATCGACGTGAAACCGACCCAGGTTAAGAAATTACCGGGCGCATTTGAGGACGTGTTCCGCTCCGTCGCAACTTTGCCCGGCGTGATCTCGACGAGCGATTTTAGTTCGCAGATCGTCGTGCGCGGCGGGAATCCCGATCAGAACCTGATATTATTGGACGGAGCAGAATTATTTAATCCCTACCGGCTCTTCGGTGTGACCAGCGCTTTCAATCCGCAAACCGTGTCGAGTTTTGAACTTTCTCAGGGAGGATTTCCCGCCCGTTTCGGTGACCGCTTGTCCGGTGTGCTGCAAGTTCAGAACCGAAACGGTAATTTCGAACGGGTATTCGTCGGTAATATTAACGCGAGCATTACGGATGCCAATCTGATTTTTGAAGGCCGGTTGCCTCAAGAGGTAAACGGCTCGTGGCTTTTTACGACGCGGCGAACGTATTACGATCTGGTAGCCAATAAATTTATTGACGGCGCCACGGCTTTGCCGTTCTTTCTCGATTTTCAAGGTAAGATCTCGGTTGCGCCGTGGGAAAAACACAGTTTTTCCTTTCTCGGAATTACCAGCCGGGAAGGCGTGGATATCACCGCGCCCGATCAAAAAGACGGCGACAGTATCCGGGTTTTCAATACCTCGCACAATAATCTGCTCAGCGGTTCCTGGTTCTACGCGCCGGCCGACAACCTGACCATAACGTCGATAATGTCTTATTATCAGAATCCTAATCGCAGTGATTTCGGAGGTAGCGGTGAATTCGGTAATGCATCCACCATTGACACGGCGCAGCTTTTCAGCGTTAATTTACAGCAGAACATTTCCAGTTTCACGCTGAAGCAGGAGTATGACTATAGGATCAATGCGGAGCATCAACTGGAGAGCGGTTTTCAATACCAGACGGTCACCTCCGATATCCGATGGAAAGTAAAACAAACCATTATCTCCGGTGGAAACAACGGCAATGAGGGCGGGGCGAGTCTGCCGCAATTCTTCAGTTCACCCCGCAGAGGAAAAGTCAAGCTGGGCGTATATGCGCAGGATACATGGAAACTGGACCCGAAGTGGACGCTTCAGGGCGGACTGCGCTTCGATTATGCCGAGATCAATGACCGCTACTCGATGTCGCCGCGCCTCAATGCGGTGTATAAACTGAACGATCAAACCCGCTTCAAAGGCGCATGGGGCGTGTATTACCAGTCTCCCGGTTACGAGAAATTTGTCAATCAAAACTTCTTTGTCGACTATTCAAAAAAAATCGACATCAAGCCGGAAATGGCCATACATTACATTTTGGGGATGGAACATTTTTTCAACAGAAAAACTTTGCTCAAAACGGAGGTGTATTATAAACCGTATTACAACCTGATCGCAGGAAAAGAACTTGTGATCAATGACGGCACGAATACGGTGCCCATTCTGTTTCAGGACGCGTTTGGAAATCCGATCAGCCCTGCGGACTCGGCGGACATTATCGCGCGAATTGATCGACGCACCGTCAGCACCGTGCCGAGCAACGGCGGGAAAGGGTATGCGTACGGATTTGAAGTTTTTTTGCAGCGGGATAGCAAATCGGCCAAAGACAAATTCAGCGGATGGGTTTCCTACGCGTATTCGGTCGCAAAACGGAAGACGTATGGAACGCAATCGTATTTTGATTTCGATCAGCGGCACACGCTCAGTTTGGTTGGAAATTATTTATTCAAGCGGTGGTTTGAATTTTCAGCGAAACTCAAAGTCGGTTCGGGATTTCCGGCGACCGCGCCCGTGGGTTCGGTTCCTCAGCAATTTATCGTCGATACGAAAGACGCCAACGGATACGGCGACGGCGTGGCCGACTCTATCATCGTTCGTTTTGACCCCAACGGCCGTCTGGTGCAAACGATCCATTTCGGCGGAGAAGAAAATAAGAATCTAAAAAGGCTGCCTGTGTATCACCGTCTCGACCTGCGCGCGTCGTTTTATGCCCGTTTCTGGGGCGCGAAGTGGACGTTTTATCTTGACGCGATCAACGTGTATGATCAAAAAAATGTTTTTCAATATGATTACGAATTCCGGAAAGCCCGAAACTCGACCGGGCAAAAGGAAATTGTTTACGACAGTAACGGCCAGCCCGTCATCAAACGGAGTAAGACTTTAGAATTTCCGTTCCTGCCGACTATCGGACTGAGCATGGTGTTTTAG
- a CDS encoding TolC family protein, with product MNLLKAIFFWSIIAWPVLSAQELRKLTVEEALQIGLENSKSLHASQMKAESASAKKSETNAARLPSLKLTAGYTRLSDVPPGQFSIPANAFAPGVPVTDVTSTLSPTILNTYTLKATVQQQLFTGFRLENNSKVAELSEKASRQDLEKDKTDMIYAIRLAYWNLFRATEVKKVVDENVDQVQAHLKDAQNLLAQGMITNNDVLKVQVQLSSVRLLQIDARNGVELSMINLNNLIGLPLGTQIEISSVITNDPMVFQEVSALIQKAADQRQDVKALEYRLQAGDASVKIAQAGYYPQASLTGNYYYNSPNTRYFPTRDQFKTGWDVGVTVNFDVWNWGATKYQTKQAQAQVAQVKDALGLLKDGISLEVTQNYLNLRKDKEKIEVAKQSIAEAEESYRITSEKFKRGVALTTDLLDAEVAVLRAKTDHTDALVEYELAEARLLKAIGEK from the coding sequence ATGAACCTGCTGAAAGCGATATTTTTCTGGAGCATAATAGCGTGGCCCGTTCTGTCGGCGCAGGAGCTGCGGAAACTGACCGTCGAAGAAGCCCTACAAATCGGGCTTGAAAACAGCAAATCCCTGCACGCGTCGCAAATGAAAGCCGAGTCCGCTTCGGCTAAAAAATCAGAAACTAATGCGGCCCGGTTGCCGTCGTTGAAACTAACTGCGGGCTATACGCGGTTGAGCGACGTACCGCCGGGACAGTTTTCGATACCGGCCAATGCTTTCGCCCCGGGTGTTCCCGTTACCGACGTCACAAGCACGCTGTCACCAACTATTCTGAATACCTATACTTTGAAAGCTACCGTGCAGCAGCAACTTTTTACAGGCTTTCGTCTGGAAAATAATTCGAAGGTAGCGGAACTTTCAGAAAAAGCTAGCAGGCAGGATCTCGAAAAAGATAAAACCGACATGATCTATGCGATTCGTCTTGCGTATTGGAATTTGTTTAGAGCAACGGAAGTTAAAAAAGTGGTCGACGAGAATGTAGATCAGGTTCAAGCGCATCTGAAAGACGCGCAAAATCTGCTCGCGCAGGGTATGATAACCAATAATGATGTGCTCAAAGTTCAGGTACAGCTCTCCAGCGTCCGGTTACTTCAGATCGACGCAAGAAACGGCGTAGAATTATCGATGATCAATCTGAATAACCTGATCGGCTTACCGCTTGGAACGCAGATCGAGATTTCATCGGTGATCACAAATGACCCGATGGTGTTTCAGGAAGTGTCCGCTCTGATCCAAAAAGCAGCAGATCAAAGACAGGACGTCAAGGCGCTGGAATACCGTTTACAGGCGGGCGATGCTTCGGTAAAAATTGCCCAGGCAGGTTATTATCCGCAGGCTTCGTTAACCGGAAATTATTATTACAACAGCCCCAATACGCGTTACTTTCCGACGCGAGACCAATTCAAAACCGGATGGGATGTCGGTGTAACGGTAAATTTTGATGTATGGAACTGGGGCGCCACGAAATATCAAACGAAACAGGCGCAGGCGCAAGTTGCTCAGGTTAAAGACGCGCTTGGATTACTCAAGGACGGCATTAGCCTGGAAGTTACGCAAAATTATTTAAACCTCCGGAAAGACAAAGAAAAAATAGAAGTTGCAAAACAAAGTATAGCGGAAGCCGAGGAAAGTTACCGCATCACCAGTGAAAAATTTAAACGCGGCGTTGCGCTTACGACAGACTTGCTCGACGCGGAGGTAGCGGTGCTGCGGGCCAAGACGGATCATACCGATGCGCTTGTGGAATACGAATTGGCCGAAGCGAGGTTATTAAAAGCCATTGGAGAAAAATAG
- a CDS encoding efflux RND transporter periplasmic adaptor subunit, translating to MKSLKGILLIAFILGAVITVLLHNKATSASTARNDKMTTFPVSAAIAGKETMEESLSMVGTIVGNNDVAIVSETQGRVVSVYAKIGDYVPAGSPIVQVDDEVKQSNFKAAEATYEKAKKDLLRNEELFKDGTITELQMEASRLAYVGAENQYIVAKRQLNDTRIKTPIDGMVTARTVDMGVMIQPGMTIANVVDISKLKVKLNVAENDAFKLKAGDKVEITTEVYPGLTFAGKIESVSSKGDEAHTYPVEMSLANSRENPLKAGMFCRVNFVSVLGMETIVIPREAVIGSIKDPKVYVIENGIARLRSIIAGNESGTKLQILQGLKDGEKIVVAGHNNLKDDVPVTIMQ from the coding sequence ATGAAATCATTAAAGGGCATTTTACTGATCGCATTTATTCTGGGAGCAGTTATCACCGTGCTCCTTCACAACAAGGCTACCAGCGCGTCAACGGCAAGGAATGACAAAATGACCACATTCCCCGTTTCTGCTGCAATTGCGGGAAAAGAAACAATGGAAGAGAGTTTGAGTATGGTCGGCACGATTGTTGGCAATAACGATGTAGCCATCGTATCTGAAACGCAAGGCCGTGTCGTTTCCGTTTATGCGAAAATCGGCGATTATGTACCGGCAGGATCGCCCATCGTACAGGTGGATGACGAAGTGAAGCAGTCCAACTTCAAGGCGGCCGAAGCAACTTATGAAAAAGCAAAAAAAGATTTACTGCGTAATGAAGAGCTTTTCAAAGACGGTACTATTACGGAATTACAGATGGAAGCGTCGCGGCTGGCGTATGTAGGCGCGGAGAACCAGTACATCGTCGCCAAACGTCAGTTAAATGATACGCGCATTAAAACGCCGATAGACGGCATGGTCACTGCGCGAACCGTGGACATGGGCGTGATGATTCAGCCCGGAATGACCATCGCCAATGTGGTTGACATTTCCAAACTTAAAGTTAAACTCAATGTTGCTGAAAACGACGCATTCAAGTTAAAAGCAGGCGATAAAGTTGAAATTACCACGGAGGTTTACCCCGGACTGACTTTTGCCGGAAAGATCGAGAGCGTCAGTTCTAAAGGCGATGAAGCCCATACCTACCCGGTTGAAATGTCTCTTGCCAACAGCAGGGAGAATCCATTAAAGGCGGGGATGTTCTGCCGTGTTAATTTTGTTTCAGTTCTCGGTATGGAAACCATCGTCATTCCAAGAGAAGCGGTGATAGGCAGCATTAAGGATCCGAAAGTGTATGTGATTGAAAACGGCATTGCACGACTACGCAGCATTATTGCCGGGAATGAATCCGGAACGAAATTACAAATTTTACAGGGATTGAAGGACGGGGAAAAGATCGTTGTCGCCGGACATAATAATCTGAAAGACGACGTTCCCGTAACCATCATGCAATAA
- a CDS encoding TetR/AcrR family transcriptional regulator yields MSEEMETKQRIMRAAGEKFIQYGFSKVTMEEIAEELGMSKKTLYQHYDSKMVLLQELVAHKVGECNGFMCGLTDTKDMAFVEKLKKMIEFVGTLYTSFNKHFVDDMRKHAPEVWKVIDDHRRKHIVEEFGQLIREGVEKGKFRSDVDEKLSTLIMLTLVENLINPETLSTLPYTASQIFENISKIFYEGFLTEEARAEYIRHEKEIQNLI; encoded by the coding sequence ATGTCGGAAGAAATGGAAACCAAACAAAGAATCATGCGTGCCGCAGGGGAGAAGTTCATCCAATATGGATTCAGCAAGGTTACGATGGAGGAAATCGCCGAAGAACTGGGCATGAGCAAGAAAACACTGTATCAGCACTATGACAGCAAAATGGTTTTACTGCAAGAATTGGTGGCACACAAGGTCGGAGAATGTAATGGCTTTATGTGCGGATTGACCGATACCAAAGACATGGCCTTCGTGGAAAAATTAAAAAAGATGATTGAGTTTGTCGGAACCCTGTATACCAGCTTCAATAAACATTTTGTCGACGATATGCGCAAGCACGCCCCGGAAGTTTGGAAAGTGATCGATGACCATCGGAGGAAACATATTGTGGAAGAATTCGGGCAACTCATCAGAGAGGGCGTTGAAAAAGGAAAATTTCGCAGCGATGTGGATGAAAAGTTGTCCACGCTGATCATGCTTACTTTGGTGGAAAATTTGATCAACCCGGAAACATTATCGACATTGCCTTATACTGCATCGCAAATTTTCGAGAACATTTCAAAAATATTCTATGAAGGCTTCCTTACGGAAGAAGCGCGAGCGGAATATATTCGTCATGAAAAAGAAATTCAGAATTTAATTTAA
- a CDS encoding DUF3857 domain-containing protein — MSNSLTIKKTGLNISTIASKTTVNQTGGKMRFLQTVFVLGVTLLFSTGCASFKEISETQKTYGLRRMPNAEDFPNSDAVTVIESHFIDMNFDTNDNIYTVEETHVVQRVFRNFDKYANVEIMLDHDDKLMSIEARTINPEGEVVTLLSTDFHTATGVTYESEFISDRKAIRFAFKNVQAGSVLEYKCRILSDFAYGGVTWHVQQDIPVILNVMKLSVPTYLVDKLTLLDENQKEYKWDWIYKAYGMDIGQPTVERPLSNQVEDEQKYIFTWKLKKIHSFQREPFCPPYTETVGHVRFATKTSWNGIAKRYMDRFWNPQALITPKVLEKTNRIIEGVSSDEEKVRLLSNYVKSIRYTAIQLGDGGYRPRKPQEVIDTQYGDCKDKSTLLITMLRSIGIVAKPVLVRTYNRGQLDPEFQGMGWFNHMIAKVELPDQTLWIDPTSENSQFGELPWLDEGVWVCVLDSNKAQIEKTPVRDQNQNKMDVKIQAVLFGESGMNFHFVIEHYGNWALFLSNELKDLSLSDLQKYCKSLVADEFLNSKIQNIKLSKREGIDKPLTLEFDAVMPNAIQQQGDLCYAKIDPFKMFESMTWLSSENRRYPIRYSYPYSVHKTVQIKLSDAYKVRNLPKTLKLSTYDLDYMSSYENQSDSELIFKEDYAVKSREIPASEYQSIQTFFSRIQNSSAEKVVLTK; from the coding sequence ATGTCTAATTCCCTTACTATCAAAAAAACCGGGTTGAATATCTCAACCATTGCCTCCAAGACAACAGTTAACCAAACAGGTGGAAAAATGCGTTTTTTACAAACAGTTTTTGTATTAGGTGTCACGTTGTTATTTAGCACAGGATGCGCTTCATTTAAAGAGATTTCTGAAACACAAAAAACTTACGGTTTACGGAGAATGCCGAATGCAGAAGATTTTCCGAATTCGGATGCAGTTACAGTTATTGAATCGCATTTTATTGACATGAATTTTGATACGAATGACAATATTTATACCGTTGAAGAGACGCATGTAGTGCAGCGTGTTTTTAGGAATTTTGACAAATATGCCAATGTAGAAATTATGCTTGATCATGATGACAAACTCATGTCCATCGAAGCACGAACGATTAACCCTGAAGGTGAGGTCGTCACGTTATTGTCTACAGATTTTCATACTGCAACCGGTGTCACTTACGAATCTGAATTTATTTCGGATCGAAAAGCGATTCGGTTTGCATTCAAGAATGTCCAAGCCGGTTCAGTGCTAGAATACAAATGTCGTATACTGAGTGATTTTGCATACGGAGGAGTTACTTGGCATGTACAACAAGACATTCCGGTAATTTTGAACGTAATGAAATTATCTGTCCCTACCTATTTGGTTGATAAGCTGACTTTGCTCGATGAAAATCAAAAAGAATACAAGTGGGATTGGATATACAAGGCTTATGGAATGGATATCGGCCAACCTACAGTTGAAAGACCTCTATCAAACCAGGTTGAGGACGAACAAAAATATATTTTTACTTGGAAACTAAAAAAAATTCATAGCTTTCAACGGGAGCCCTTTTGCCCGCCGTATACAGAAACAGTCGGACATGTAAGATTTGCAACAAAAACATCTTGGAACGGCATTGCTAAGCGTTACATGGATCGGTTTTGGAATCCACAGGCGTTGATTACACCAAAAGTATTGGAAAAAACGAATCGAATTATTGAAGGAGTTTCCAGTGATGAAGAGAAGGTTCGTCTTTTGAGTAATTATGTAAAATCGATTCGGTATACGGCTATACAACTCGGAGACGGTGGATATAGACCACGAAAACCTCAGGAAGTGATAGATACGCAATACGGTGACTGCAAGGATAAATCGACACTTCTCATAACCATGCTGCGATCTATTGGTATAGTTGCAAAACCTGTACTAGTCAGAACATACAACCGAGGACAACTCGATCCTGAATTTCAAGGTATGGGTTGGTTTAATCACATGATCGCCAAAGTTGAGTTGCCCGATCAGACCCTTTGGATTGATCCGACTTCAGAAAACTCACAATTCGGCGAACTTCCATGGTTAGATGAAGGCGTATGGGTTTGCGTGCTGGATTCCAACAAAGCTCAAATTGAAAAAACACCCGTTCGCGATCAAAATCAGAACAAAATGGACGTTAAAATTCAAGCCGTGTTGTTCGGAGAATCGGGCATGAATTTCCATTTTGTAATTGAGCATTACGGCAACTGGGCTTTGTTCCTTAGCAACGAACTCAAGGATCTATCTTTATCCGATCTTCAAAAATACTGCAAAAGCCTGGTTGCGGATGAATTTCTGAACTCCAAGATTCAAAACATAAAGCTGTCCAAACGAGAAGGGATAGATAAACCTCTTACCTTGGAATTTGATGCCGTAATGCCTAACGCCATTCAGCAACAAGGTGACCTTTGTTATGCTAAAATCGATCCGTTTAAAATGTTTGAGAGTATGACATGGTTATCCTCTGAGAACCGGAGATATCCTATTCGTTACAGCTATCCATATTCCGTTCACAAAACGGTTCAAATCAAACTATCGGATGCCTATAAGGTAAGGAATTTACCAAAAACATTGAAACTCAGCACGTATGATCTTGACTATATGAGTTCGTATGAAAATCAATCCGATTCCGAATTGATTTTCAAAGAAGATTATGCGGTTAAATCACGCGAAATTCCTGCTTCAGAATATCAAAGCATCCAGACATTTTTTTCCAGGATACAGAACAGCTCTGCGGAGAAAGTGGTACTTACAAAGTGA
- a CDS encoding efflux RND transporter permease subunit: MTLTELAIKRPSLIVVIFTVLGVLGLYSYSQLSYELLPKISPPVLTVTTFYPGASPNEVETSVTKLVEDAVSSLDEISAVNSTSQEGLSLVTVEFNQAADIDIALQNAQRKVGEIAARLPSDAKSPTLSKFAIDEMPVIRMGILSSKPPREFYQFLKDHVKPRFSQLPGVAQVTMIGGDEREIKINLDPGKLRSYGLSIAQAAQAIKYSNLDFPTGKIKDVDGQFIVRVAGKFTSIDDIRNTVISRSRQGGEIKVSDIAEVQDGQKDYTNISRINGKTAVGMLIQKQSDANAVEISKLVRKEIIKLEQDYKDIQLKFDIAQDGSLFTVDASNAVKTDLAIAVMLVALVMLLFLHSLRNSVIVMIAIPASLISTFTAIYMFGFSLNLMTLLGLSLVVGILVDDSIVVLENIYHHMEKGQERRTAALTGRNEIGFAALAITLVDVVVFLPLAMTTGLIGNIIRQFAVVVVVSTILSLFVSFTITPMLASRFAKIERLTKNTLLGRFALAFESIYERFSGHYMNLLKWSLANKGKIFLLTVVLFFASLSLVPLGFIGSEFVAQSDRGEFAVTIELPSGSTIEHTNYATQEVERILFAMPEVDKVFTNVGASNEGFIGQASNYSSELNVALIHKSQRSKSTDEIGWEIKQRLQQIPGMKVRVNPIGIFGTANQTPVQIIVSGPTRAEVSAAADRVAAILGDISGTADIRLSSEEGKPESRVEIAREKMAAFGLTIADIGNTLSIALAGDDESKFRDGDNEYDIRIALDESDRSRTGKLGSIVFFNRRGEQVELQQFATIVHASGPTKLQRRDRNNSITVFSQVIGRPSGSVGADFEAAMKKEALPQGVSIAYAGDLKNQADSFGSLGLALIAGILFVYLIMVALYDSYVYPFVVLFSIPVAMVGALLALALMMKSLSIFSMLGIIMLVGLVAKNAILLVDRTNQTRLENGLSTYDALIEAGKSRLRPILMTTLTMIFGMLPIALSTSSGSEWKTGLAWALVGGLTSSMFLTLLLVPVVYSKVDQWKEKLPRLFGKVFWSMENELSDAGTAIRDNGRKEKIKELAKT, encoded by the coding sequence ATGACCTTAACAGAATTAGCCATAAAGCGTCCGTCCTTGATCGTGGTGATCTTCACGGTTCTCGGCGTGCTGGGGCTTTACAGTTATTCACAATTAAGCTACGAATTGCTTCCCAAGATAAGTCCGCCGGTTCTGACCGTAACGACTTTTTATCCGGGCGCCTCGCCGAACGAAGTTGAAACGTCGGTGACAAAACTTGTGGAAGATGCGGTATCGAGTTTGGATGAGATCTCGGCGGTCAATTCAACCTCGCAGGAAGGGCTGTCTCTCGTGACGGTTGAATTTAATCAGGCGGCGGATATCGACATTGCTTTGCAAAATGCGCAGAGGAAGGTCGGCGAGATCGCAGCACGCCTCCCGTCGGATGCAAAATCTCCGACGTTGTCTAAATTCGCCATCGATGAAATGCCGGTGATCCGTATGGGCATTCTCAGTTCAAAGCCGCCGCGTGAATTTTATCAATTTTTGAAAGATCACGTGAAGCCGCGCTTTTCACAATTACCGGGCGTAGCGCAGGTTACGATGATCGGGGGGGATGAACGCGAGATCAAAATTAATTTAGATCCCGGGAAACTTCGTTCCTACGGACTGTCCATTGCGCAGGCGGCGCAGGCTATCAAGTATTCCAACCTTGATTTTCCGACCGGAAAGATCAAGGATGTGGACGGGCAATTTATTGTACGCGTGGCCGGTAAGTTCACCTCCATCGACGATATCCGAAATACCGTCATTTCGCGTTCACGGCAGGGCGGTGAAATAAAAGTTTCCGATATAGCCGAAGTACAGGACGGACAAAAAGATTATACCAATATAAGCCGCATCAACGGGAAAACTGCCGTCGGTATGCTGATCCAGAAACAGTCGGATGCCAATGCCGTCGAGATCAGCAAACTGGTGCGCAAAGAAATTATTAAACTGGAACAAGATTACAAAGATATTCAGTTGAAGTTTGACATCGCGCAGGACGGATCGCTGTTTACCGTTGACGCGTCGAATGCAGTTAAAACGGACCTAGCCATTGCCGTTATGCTTGTTGCGCTGGTCATGTTATTATTCCTGCACAGTCTGCGTAATTCCGTTATCGTCATGATCGCCATCCCGGCTTCGCTGATATCTACATTCACGGCGATCTATATGTTCGGATTTTCATTAAACCTGATGACGCTGCTGGGACTGTCGCTGGTGGTGGGAATTCTTGTGGACGACTCGATCGTCGTTCTGGAAAATATATATCACCACATGGAAAAAGGACAGGAGCGCAGAACGGCAGCCTTAACCGGCCGAAATGAGATCGGATTTGCAGCGCTCGCGATTACGCTGGTAGACGTCGTTGTATTCCTGCCGCTGGCTATGACCACGGGCTTGATTGGAAACATTATCAGGCAATTTGCCGTCGTGGTCGTGGTGTCCACTATTTTAAGTCTATTTGTTTCGTTCACCATAACGCCGATGCTTGCGTCGCGATTTGCCAAAATTGAACGATTGACAAAAAACACGCTGCTTGGACGCTTTGCGCTGGCTTTTGAGTCTATCTATGAAAGATTCAGCGGCCATTATATGAACTTACTCAAATGGAGTTTGGCCAATAAAGGAAAAATATTTTTATTAACCGTGGTCTTATTTTTTGCTTCCCTGTCACTGGTTCCGCTTGGGTTTATCGGATCCGAATTTGTAGCGCAGTCCGATCGCGGTGAATTTGCCGTAACGATTGAACTGCCGTCCGGCTCGACAATTGAACATACCAATTATGCAACGCAGGAAGTCGAGCGGATTCTTTTTGCGATGCCGGAAGTGGATAAAGTTTTTACCAATGTCGGCGCATCCAACGAAGGATTCATCGGGCAAGCATCTAACTATTCATCCGAATTGAATGTGGCCTTAATTCACAAATCACAAAGGAGCAAATCTACGGATGAAATAGGATGGGAAATAAAACAACGGCTTCAGCAAATTCCAGGAATGAAAGTCCGGGTTAATCCCATCGGAATTTTCGGTACTGCAAATCAGACGCCGGTTCAGATCATCGTCAGCGGGCCGACCCGCGCGGAGGTTAGCGCGGCGGCAGATCGTGTGGCAGCTATACTCGGCGACATTTCAGGAACGGCGGATATCCGGCTTTCATCCGAAGAAGGTAAACCGGAGTCGCGCGTAGAAATCGCTCGCGAAAAAATGGCGGCATTTGGATTGACGATTGCAGATATCGGTAATACGCTCAGCATCGCGCTTGCAGGGGATGACGAATCGAAATTCAGGGACGGAGATAACGAATATGATATCCGTATCGCGCTGGACGAGTCGGATCGATCCAGAACCGGCAAACTTGGAAGTATCGTATTTTTCAATCGACGCGGGGAACAGGTCGAACTACAGCAATTCGCGACCATTGTTCACGCGAGCGGGCCGACTAAACTTCAGCGACGCGATCGTAATAATTCGATCACCGTTTTCTCACAAGTCATCGGACGCCCCAGCGGGAGTGTGGGTGCGGATTTTGAAGCAGCAATGAAGAAAGAAGCCCTACCGCAAGGAGTGAGCATTGCCTATGCAGGGGATCTGAAGAACCAGGCTGATTCTTTTGGCAGTTTAGGACTCGCATTGATCGCAGGTATCTTATTTGTTTACCTGATCATGGTGGCATTGTATGATTCTTATGTTTACCCTTTTGTTGTATTGTTCTCGATACCGGTGGCTATGGTTGGCGCACTTTTGGCGCTTGCGCTTATGATGAAGTCGCTATCGATCTTTTCAATGTTAGGTATTATTATGTTGGTCGGACTGGTTGCAAAAAACGCAATTTTACTGGTAGATCGCACTAATCAAACCCGGCTGGAAAACGGGTTGTCCACGTATGATGCTTTGATCGAAGCCGGTAAATCGAGGCTGCGACCGATTTTGATGACGACGCTTACCATGATATTTGGAATGCTTCCGATCGCACTGTCGACCAGTTCCGGTTCGGAATGGAAAACCGGTTTGGCCTGGGCGCTGGTAGGCGGTTTGACCAGCTCGATGTTCCTGACCTTGCTTCTGGTTCCGGTGGTCTATAGTAAGGTGGATCAATGGAAAGAAAAACTGCCGCGTTTGTTTGGAAAAGTTTTTTGGTCCATGGAAAATGAATTGTCCGACGCCGGAACGGCAATACGCGACAACGGCCGTAAAGAGAAAATAAAAGAATTGGCGAAAACCTAA